Proteins co-encoded in one Bacillus paramycoides genomic window:
- the pbuX gene encoding xanthine permease PbuX: MKQHPFKIASLGMQHMLAMYAGAIIVPLIVGGGLGLNQKELTYLVSIDLLMCGVATILQALSNRFFGIGLPVVLGCTFTAVGPMIAIGKQYGVSSIYGAIIAAGLFVVIFAKLFGKLVKLFPPVVTGSVVTVIGVTLVPAAINDMAGGVGSKDFGSLENLALAFGVLLFIIIMYRFFDGFIRSISILLGLLFGTIVAACMGKVSLQAVGEADWFHGIQPFYFGTPTFELTPIITMILVACVGIVEATGVYFALSDICNKNIGEKELTKGYRAEGLAMVLGGIFNAFPYTTYSQNVGLVQLTGVRNRVIIYTCGGMLIVLGFIPKIAAITTIIPKSVLGGAMLAMFGMVMAYGIKMLSSVDFGKQENLLIVACSVGIGLGVTVVPTLFSQLPENIRILTDNGIVLGSASAVLLNIVFNMVPQRKVKVKEEPVSMQSAVREA, translated from the coding sequence ATGAAGCAACATCCATTTAAAATCGCATCGCTCGGTATGCAGCATATGCTTGCTATGTATGCTGGTGCAATTATCGTTCCACTTATTGTGGGCGGTGGACTTGGTTTAAATCAAAAAGAGTTAACATACTTAGTCTCAATTGATCTATTAATGTGCGGTGTTGCGACAATTTTACAAGCATTATCAAATCGCTTTTTCGGTATTGGGCTTCCAGTTGTGCTTGGTTGTACATTTACAGCGGTTGGGCCGATGATTGCAATCGGAAAACAATACGGCGTGTCTTCTATTTATGGAGCAATTATTGCTGCCGGGTTATTCGTTGTTATTTTTGCGAAATTATTTGGAAAGCTTGTAAAACTGTTTCCCCCTGTTGTAACAGGATCTGTCGTTACTGTAATTGGAGTTACACTTGTTCCAGCGGCAATTAATGATATGGCTGGAGGAGTAGGAAGTAAAGATTTCGGTAGTCTTGAAAATTTAGCATTAGCATTTGGTGTGTTACTATTTATCATCATTATGTATCGTTTCTTCGACGGATTTATTCGTTCAATCTCTATTTTGCTAGGTTTATTGTTCGGTACAATCGTTGCAGCATGTATGGGGAAAGTAAGCTTGCAAGCAGTTGGAGAAGCAGATTGGTTCCATGGTATTCAGCCATTTTACTTCGGTACACCAACATTTGAATTGACGCCAATTATTACGATGATTTTAGTTGCTTGCGTAGGGATTGTAGAAGCAACAGGTGTATACTTTGCATTATCTGATATTTGCAATAAAAATATTGGTGAAAAAGAATTAACAAAAGGCTATCGAGCAGAAGGATTAGCGATGGTGTTAGGTGGTATTTTCAACGCGTTCCCATATACAACATACTCTCAAAACGTAGGGCTTGTTCAATTAACTGGAGTAAGAAATCGCGTTATTATTTATACTTGTGGTGGTATGTTAATCGTTCTTGGGTTCATTCCAAAAATCGCAGCTATTACAACAATCATTCCAAAATCAGTACTGGGCGGTGCGATGTTAGCAATGTTCGGTATGGTAATGGCATATGGTATTAAAATGTTAAGTAGCGTTGATTTTGGTAAACAAGAAAATTTATTAATCGTTGCATGTTCTGTCGGAATCGGACTTGGAGTTACAGTCGTTCCTACTTTATTCTCACAACTTCCTGAAAATATTCGTATTTTAACAGATAACGGAATTGTACTTGGAAGTGCGTCAGCAGTACTTTTAAATATCGTATTTAATATGGTGCCGCAGCGTAAAGTGAAAGTAAAAGAAGAGCCGGTGTCTATGCAAAGTGCGGTAAGAGAAGCGTAA
- a CDS encoding DUF418 domain-containing protein yields MTQNISQGERIHSIDIIRGIAVLGIFLVNWPIIAGIDSRDLSGVYEGLDSYIRLFYDMFIQTKFYTIFSFLFGLGFYIFMTRAEAKTDRPKTLFVRRLLILLLFGFLHYVLLWDGDILHSYAIAGFFLFLFYKREPRTILIWAIVLLSIFQFFMLLGGIMIAFVPKEELGFSLPIMPLEDWVSQVQNRFHAFYADGIGLNAFMLPETVGLFLLGLYAGKKDIFRRTKELDPKLKKWQIIMFMLTLPMWFFMVRYFLSKPSYEPIYMQVFTMFSGKTLFIFYIFTLMRLLQTEKWQKILRPFQYVGRMALTNYISHTIVTLLVFGLLFKNDYLAPLWVGPLFCVGFYTLQIFISRWWLSRYQYGPLEYIWRLGTYGKMMPLKKKSKVS; encoded by the coding sequence ATGACACAAAATATTTCACAAGGCGAGAGGATTCACTCCATCGATATTATTAGAGGAATAGCTGTACTAGGTATTTTTCTTGTGAACTGGCCTATTATCGCTGGGATTGACTCACGTGATCTTTCAGGAGTTTATGAGGGGCTAGATAGCTATATCCGTCTATTCTACGATATGTTTATTCAAACAAAGTTTTATACGATCTTTTCGTTTTTATTTGGCCTAGGCTTTTATATTTTTATGACTCGTGCTGAAGCGAAAACAGATCGCCCAAAAACTTTATTTGTTCGTCGCTTACTTATTTTATTATTATTCGGTTTCTTACATTACGTTCTTTTATGGGACGGAGACATTTTACATAGTTATGCAATTGCTGGATTCTTCTTATTCTTATTTTATAAGAGAGAACCTCGTACCATTTTAATATGGGCAATCGTTTTATTAAGTATTTTTCAGTTTTTCATGCTACTCGGGGGTATTATGATTGCATTCGTTCCAAAGGAAGAATTAGGATTTTCCTTACCTATCATGCCACTTGAAGACTGGGTGTCACAAGTACAAAATCGTTTCCATGCATTTTATGCTGATGGAATTGGCCTAAACGCATTCATGCTCCCAGAAACAGTTGGACTATTTTTACTTGGTTTATACGCTGGCAAAAAAGACATTTTCCGCCGCACGAAAGAGTTAGATCCAAAACTAAAAAAATGGCAAATTATTATGTTCATGTTAACATTACCAATGTGGTTCTTTATGGTCCGTTATTTCTTATCAAAACCATCTTATGAACCAATTTATATGCAGGTTTTTACAATGTTTAGCGGCAAAACACTATTCATATTCTACATTTTCACGCTCATGCGTTTATTACAAACAGAAAAATGGCAAAAGATATTACGTCCGTTCCAGTACGTTGGTCGAATGGCGTTAACAAATTATATCTCGCATACAATTGTTACGTTACTTGTATTCGGACTATTGTTCAAAAATGATTATCTTGCTCCATTATGGGTAGGACCACTATTCTGCGTCGGTTTCTACACGTTACAAATCTTTATTAGCCGTTGGTGGCTTTCACGTTATCAATACGGGCCACTTGAGTACATTTGGCGTCTTGGTACGTACGGGAAAATGATGCCACTTAAAAAGAAAAGCAAGGTCTCATAA